In Halictus rubicundus isolate RS-2024b chromosome 5, iyHalRubi1_principal, whole genome shotgun sequence, one genomic interval encodes:
- the LOC143354637 gene encoding uncharacterized protein LOC143354637 — protein sequence MSIFAISIGVYLILHSNIVTGSSEQSDVPSSLTEETREAGSFSQLSSTGTSQQNIKHYDFPIDYNYRPLQNKRCPVCDNSVYPYCGEKLLHDACCCTDPYIHNLPYQCKLADCRFLHANNCREHRLIATCCCSDDYRSLLKTFAVV from the exons ATGTCTATCTTTGCGATATCAATCGGTGTATATTTGATTCTGCATTCTAATATCGTTACTGGTTCGA GTGAGCAAAGCGATGTTCCCAGCAGCCTAACTGAAGAGACAAGAGAAGCAGGATCCTTCTCTCAGCTTTCATCAACAGGAACATCTCAGCAGAATATTAAACATTACGACTTTCCAATCGATTACAATTATAGACCATTGCAGAACAA aCGGTGTCCCGTGTGTGACAACTCGGTGTATCCGTACTGCGGAGAAAAATTATTGCACGATGCATGTTGCTGTACAGATCCTTATATCCATAATCTTCCTTATCAATGTAAATTAGCAGATTGTCGATTTCTTCATGCAAATAATTGCAGAGAACACAGATTGATCGCTACTTGTTGCTGCAGCGACGATTATCGATCGTTATTGAAAACTTTTGCAGTCGTTTAG